CAAATTAATGGTACATCACTACGCAAATATCTATGCACTTCTCTTACACCATCATATTCAACATATGAGAAAGGCAAGTCATGCTTTATAATTGTACCAACCAACAATTCTCTATATtttttaggacaaaattttgagcCACTTACAGACAGAGTTCCTTGATCTCTAGATAGGAGCATCTGCTGAATATCATGATCAGTTTTCCCTCCACAAACTTTCATATGCTTCTGTAGATTTCCAGTTCCATGTGAACTGTTAGCTATATACTTATAGTCATAGAACTTGCATTTTGCCCATattcttgtgtcatttggaTCTGTAGAAGGAACTTCATCAAAATGGGTCCAAACAGTTGAGGTCTTCCTACGCTTCTTTGGGACCTTTTTTGTCGTTATCGAATTTGTATGAATAGAAGGATCCTCCCTTGTCTCTATTTCAACCACATCGTCATCGAATATAATCGAATCTTCGTTAATCACCTACACACATATGAAATATCGTTAGTAAAttagaatgaagaaaaagaaaaaaagaaaaaaaagaactcttTTAACCAAATTGAGCTTAACATATAGGCAATTAAAATAAAGGGGGGAAAAGTGGAAAACAAGATGTActtaattacaatttacaagacAATGGAAACAAGAATCCCAAACTCAGTATAGCAATAGAAAGAAGATATTCAAATGTAGGCACTCACTTCAACAGTGACAATCATTTCCAAATAGGTTAGGTAGAGATTTTTCCGTACACAATCATTTCCAAATAAACAGCTTTTTTTCTATGCACATAAATCACTATATATGGCGATCAACTGCAATTCCTGATTTCCTTGTCCACACTCCAAAGGGTATTCATATGCAATGCTAACTGATTCATAATGGGTAAGTATTATTGtagaaacttaattatattatatataacccTAACCAAGACTCATTGCTTCAACCCTCATTTATTTTACCTTAACATCAGCTACCATGCATATTTcagcccaaaaaacaaaattaattagctcttaattttgatatgataataaaaaaaaaaaaatgatttggtattgattcaaaattcttaaatatttattttatatctaaCTTTGACATTCTATCATGTCCTTTCATGTTTTTACTCACGTTGTTTGGTGTGTTCTATTATGTATATAACTCTCATTGAAGGGACAAATATATGCATGTCAGCACTTCCTATATATTTTCATtgctaaaaagttaaaaatagaaaataagaaaattagacTTTTATCTTTTCACAGTCATTGCTGATCGGTAAAGTTACCTCTTAATCAACTTTAACCAAACCCAAAAGAcacccaaaataataataataataataactaagaGTAAAACTTCCCTATATATGGCCACGTACGTATATTGTTGTTTAAATGCTATAAATTGTGGTTTAATACAATACatccaaacaacaaaaataatttaaagaaggGAGGGGTGTTATGGCTAGAAAGGTTATGAAAGGATTTGTTTcgatcatgatgatgatgataatggtGTTGGCCATTTTTGTTCAAGCTGGGGTGTAAGCAGATTAACTTCAACAGTGACAATTATTTccaaatagaaagaagaaaaccgCTTGGGTTGTGGGAGTGTTGCTGGATAACGATCGATGGCAATCTTTGCCGTAGTAGAAGTAGTCATCAGTACTGACTCAAATGGTCACATTATTTCGGCAGTTTCCATTGAGCTTCCTCCTTTAATTTGGATGTCAATGCTGGTGAAGCTAAGGTTGCTCTATTGGCAATGATTTTTACACTTTCTCATGCTCCCAATTACTCATACTTGAAGGGAATTCTTCCATTAATAAAGCTAGACTATATATGCTCCAATTGTTATCATCACAGAAAACTCCTCaagaataaatattttcaatcacaaacaaaacccatttcagataatgaaataaaaaatatcttcacaaaaaaattatgaacatATTTTGTCACAATTCATAGATTATCGGACTATGATTTTATACCACAATAATCATGgctataagaaattaaaaatggaaatcaactaACTTACCGGCAGACCCGGCGGAACTGGATGCGACATCGGCCTGAGAGAGTGGCAGAGAGAAGGGGAGAGCAGAGTCACTCATTGCAGAGACTTGAGAGAAAGAGTGTCGAGTGTGGCGAGACTGAACTgctgaaggagaagagaagggtGGCGGCGCAGAgctgaagaagatgagaagGACGGCGGCGCAGCGACTCGGCGAGGCAGAAGGAGAACAGAGGGCGGCGGCGCGGCGAGCTGAAGGAAAAATCTAAGAAGAAAATGGCAAAATGCtagggttttcacttttcaccgttttttacttttcttctcacattttctaaattttctcaCTTTAGTTTTTcccgattttttttatttttcaattttcactgttttgaattttgattctttcactttattgttttcaaatttcagTTTTCACTTCAGTttcacttttcagttttcagaaTTCAGAATTTCAGATAATTCCCCCCCGGTTTTCCGACTTTTCCCCCCAAGGCAATTTCCAATTTTCTCCCACTCGGCCATTCTGTTTCCGCGCCAttctcccttcttttttcttttttttttttttttttttttttttttttttttctttttcttaaattaaaaaaaaaaaccaatcgtgtctggcgggtgaCCCGCGACCCGACCCGCTAGACCAatataaacgggtcgacccgtttatgacccaaacccgtttaaggttgacccaaacccgctaatttcgtgtcgtgttcgtgtcgggttgtcggctgcctatcattactcatgCTGATAGATAAACACACTTCAACCATCACGAACGTTCTATTTCTGCAACCCCTGTCCTCTTTTGGTCTCTCCCCCCAaatttcttctctctcctactgctctctcttctctctctctctctgcctctctctctttgaATCATGTTCAAGGTTCACGAGAAGATCAAGCGTCACGGACTTCATTGACCAATCACACCGCACCTCAAATACAACTCTCCTCATCATCATTGTCCCCACTGACATCCAGGGAGTAAGTTCCTTCCATCTTTTTTGCTCATTTCGTTTCATGAAACATATTAAGTTGTGGATTTAGTTTTCTTTAAGTTAATGATGCTATATTTTACTTAATAGTTGtctttgttttcaagtttttggTATAATTATTGAATACATTTTAGCTTGTAAgtttttagtttcatttttatttggttaatgCGTCTACCTCTAATTTTAACCCAACACACAAACCCATGAGCTATATACCCACACACACCACATAAATCTCAAAATAGTACATCCATGTactataaataatttgaaacttCAAGAAACTTAGGGAGAAAAGTGTTAGGATTTTACCTTGAAGCTTGTTCTAGGCCCTCTTGCTCCAAGCCCATTCCCTTCTATTCTTATCCGATCCTCTCCAATCTATCAACTTCcattctatttctctctctctctttctctctctctctctattttttttttctctcttagaGATGTTGGGTCATAAGTTTGGGGCTCACATAATGGAATCTTAGCCCCAAAACAACCTTTTATAGCTCAAGAAGTGATATTTTCGTGTCCCAGGTCCCACCGATCGATTGGTGTTTCCCAACGTTCAAGTTGTTCTCCATATTAATCGAACGATGCTCCGGGCCGTTCGATTGCTGGTCTTAGACAGCACTGCGCAGTATTTCGTAAAATACACAACTTTTGCTGTAGGTCTAAAAATTGCGCATATGAACCCATTCAGGAAAGCTCTTTTGAAGACGGATGTTGTGGCAACCATTCAAAGCTTGGTGAGTATCgtcttatattaaaaaatcaataaatgcATCTACAATCATTACcctaatcatttctctttagtTACCCTTATCTCTATCGAATTTATCAACATTACACCTGATTTCACATTTTAATCTATGATTTTGAAGGGGTGTTACAAAACACCATCTGATCATACTTCATGCTACCCTTTCTAAAGCTGAACCGTCATCCTATGGCAAGGCTGCCATTGACCTAAGATGAAGATAAGCTGTGGGACTCGAATTTGATGCTTTCATGTCAAATGATACTTGGACTTTGTATCATAGACCACTCCAACACAACATCATTCGAAATAAATGGGTTTAGAAGgtgaaaaagaaagcaaatggATCTATGGAGAGATATTTAAAGCTAGATTGTTTGCTAAAGGATTTGTTCAACGATGCGGAGTGGATTACACtgagacctttagttttgtgTTCAAAACTTCAACCATCCAAATTATTCTAGCTATGGCAGTACATCTTGATTGGGAAATTCGATAGCTGGATGTGTCAAATGCCATCTTACACGGCAATTTGACTGAAAAGGTCTATATGTAGTAGCCTCGAGGATTCGTTGATAAGGAAAAACCAGATTTTGTGTGTAAATTGCACAAAGCCActtatggcttaaaacaagttCCAAGAGCTTGGTTCACTAGGCTGTCCAATTTTCTACTTGATATTGGGTTTACGGCCTCCTTAATGGACACATCTCTATTTATCTACACTTGTGGCAAGATTTACATTTACAAGCTTGTTTATGTGCATGATATAATCATCACGGGTACTAATTCATCTGTTATTTAGTTCACTTTGTCATACAGCTGTGACATGAATTCCCTGTGAAGGACTTGggtccgttaaaatttttccttgGAATTCAAGTAACTCGCAGCAACAATGGTCTCCATCTGTgtcaaatgaaatataaatctAATTTGATTGGCAGAAGAGACATGGATGGTGCAAAACCTACCAAGTCTCCATGCCCATCTGGGTCCAAGTTATCTAAACTTTTTGGCGAGTTGTTGCTGGATCCTATTGCCTACAGACACGTCATGGGAGCCCTCCAATACTGTAACCTTACTCGGCTAGAAATTTCATTCTCAGTGTTGTGACAAAACTAATTTTAGACTCAATCAACTTTGTTAGTACATGCATTCTCCTTCATCTATACAATGGGCAGCTGCGAAGAGAATGTTGGGGTGCCTTAAAGGTTCCATCGATCATGGGCTCTACTACACTTAAGGCAATCTTCAACCTAATGCCTCTGTGATTCAGATTCGGCAGGATGCTCTAATGATTGCAGATGGACCACTTGATTTGCTAATTTTTTTGGGTGATTGCCTGGTATCCAGGAGTGCAAAGAAACACATTGTTGTCTCAAGATCTAGTACTGAGGCTGAGTATAGGTCTTTAATTGTTATTACTGTGGAGCTTTTTTAGCTTAAGATGTTTAAAGAAATTTGTTATTCCTCTTCCTGTTTCTCATTTCCTTTGGTGTGAAAATATTAGCGCTCTAGCTTTGGCTTTTAACCCTGTCTTTCATGCTGGAACCAAGTACATAGGTTGACTACCACTTTGTTTGCGAAAAGGTTCTTAATCGAGatataatattcaaattcatCTCATCTAAAGATAAGGTGGCAGATGTATTTACCAAAGGTTTATCTGCTGCTAGATTTCTGTTTTAAAAGTCAAAGTTGATTGTAGTTCTTCCCCCATCACCTTGAGGGGGGCTATTATAGAATCGAATGTAGAGGATTCAGTTGCAGACGAAAGAGCTTCAGTTATTGCAGAAGATGCAGACAAGCCGAGTGCCACACTGTCAAGTAATCAAATAtaagttgaagaagatgaagtttCTGTCAGCAATTCACAAAGGTTGAATTCTTCTCCAAGTCTACCACCAAGTCTGTCACAGAAGTTGAATTCCTCAAGTTTATTTGCTAGCTCTCCAAAGTTATCAGCACCGGCCCAAGATAACATTCATTCAAATTCTCTAACATATATTGGATAATGGACTACGATGACATCTTTATTATCTTTGTTCTGTTTTAGTTTAGACATTTTGAATTGTATAGCAATTACTTTCCTATCACTGATTATATAGTTTTACGTTTATGTTGTAACTCACGAtgtaattgtaaatttttataaatgataAGCTGAGCATACAGTTTTGGTATCTCGCCAAAACCACTTATCCAACTTTATTTTCAGAGAACatacaaccaaaaaaatagAGCATTGAGGAGACGTGTGTATTCATCGTATGAATGTAAAGCTTacatattcaaaaaaaaaaaaaaaaaaaaaaagggaaaaaagaaaaggaaaagcataCAAGAACTTAACAACTTTGTTACACAAATTATGAGGCTCAATCACTTGAGAGCCTATATCGCACTTAGGAAAGAGTTAGGGCTTGGAGGAATTGGAATATCAACAGTCCCTTCCAACATAAGCAGAACCTTATTCATCGAGGGTCGGAGTGCTGGTTCATACTGAACGCACCAAAGTCCCAGTTTAACCATTCTCTCCACTTGTTTTTTGTCAACCTCTTCTTCATCCCCAAGTAATTTAGCAAGGTCTCTAGCTTCAAAACAGTGGTAGGCCCATTCTTCAAGAACAGCTTCTTCCTCAGTTAGATTCCAGTCCACACACTTTCGACAACATATGATCTCCGAGAGTACAATACCGTAGCTGTAAACATCTGCTTTCACTGTGATGGGCAATTTCCGATGCCACTCTGGTGCAACATAACCCTTTGTCCCTCTGATGCCGGTAAACGTTTTGGTTTGGTCTTGCTTCAGCAGCTTTGCCAATCCAAAGTCAGAGATTTTTGCACATCCATACTCATTCATGAGAATGTTCTGAGGTTTTATGTCACAATGAATGATCTGTTGCTCACACTCTTCATGGAGATAAAGAATTCCTCTTGCTACATTGCGAGCAATTCCCATTCTATCATCCCAGCAAGGTTGTTTTTCTGGTGTGAAGAGTACATCTGCAAGCGACCCGTTGCTCATGTACTCAAAAACCAAAAGCCTGTTAGTTCCGTCATGGCAATACCCGAGCAGACGAACAAGGTTTCTGTGATGCGTTCTCCCAATAACTTTCATCTCAGTCTGAAACTCTCTTTCCCCTTCAGCCAACACTTTCTCTAGTTTTTTGATAGCTACAATCTTCTCGCCATTCGATATTGCCCCTTTATAAACTGCCCCAAATGATCCCCTACCAACCTCTTCCCTGAAACCGCCACTCACTTGCTCAAGTTCTGAATAAGTGAACGATCGTGGAGCAAAATTGTCACCGAGTTCAACATTTCCATCACAAGAGAGTTTTGTAtaccgaaaatgatttttgtaaaaCACAATTCCGGAAATTACCAAGAACATGCATCCAAAAGCAACAAATGAAGCACTAATAATTAGGATGTCCACTCGAAgctctttcttgttttcttttggcATATTTCCATTTGGAGTAGTGGGTGTAGACGTACTTACCTTGATGAAAGCTATGTTTGAATCCCCGGGTTGCTTTCTTCCATATCTCAATGGAAGCCTTTGTTTTCGGCACGCCCTGTTTTTGAATAGTGCAGCTTCACAGTTACAGTCCTCTAAACAGGCTTGTGAGCAAGAATCTTGGGATTCTACTGTCAGAACAGAATATGAAACATCTTCCCATATGGTGTTAGCCGCTTCTTGCATGTTGTATGTAATATCTCCATTTTTTTTGCAACTTTCTGCAGTGAAATTCCTCTCGCAGCCTGCAGTCCAGTTCCCCTGTTGTACCATTTCGAATCCCGGAAGACATACACAGTCAGCCTTTTGATAATTTGTAACACAAAAACCATTTAATCCGCAAAGACCCCAAGGATCGCActcatcatctgaagatgaccaTAAAATTGACCAGTTTCCGCTCTGTTTCAGATCATGCGAGTACAGCCGGAATAACCCATTCGCATCAATTCTCGTGAGATAAATAGTTTCTTTTGTAGGATATCCTCCTTTCGTCAGATTCTTAATATTGAACCTAGTACCGTTTAGCAAGTATAGATGGCCATCAGCATCCAAGTTTAGCGTCACGTTATATCCAAAGCCATTTGTTCCAGTCGCATAGTAAGCATATGGAGGACCCACCGGGTACTGAACAAGGTTTCCATCATCTTGCATCCTCAGACGGAAGATACCCGTTGAGTGATGAGTGTCTGAAATACTAGAAACCAGCTCATGTTCTGGAAGGAGACGTTGACCGGGTAAAAGCGTATCAGTCGGGTACTCAAAACTCTGCCATATTATTTTTTGGTCGGAATTGTAGATGACAAAATTGCCAGAGTTAAGCATGGAAGCGGAAGCAGACCCAGAAGAATCAGCTACGACGGCTACCTGCTCTTGTGCCACTTCAAGGACAAGCCTGCCATCGCTTGCGAAACGCAAGGTAGCATTGCTGGAGACAGGTGGGCCATCACGGGTTGCAGTCCAGACAACGGTCTTCTCAGGAATTCCGGCAATAAAAATCCCAACAGAGTAGTCATCGCCTTGCTTGTAAAATCCAAAGGCATAGAGACCAGAATGTGACAACCACGTTGAGTTTGTGGTGGGTGTTAGAGAAGAGCCCCGGCTCACATTAGACTCCATTTGTTGAGCTGAAGCAGTGAAGAATACAGAGACAACAAGAAACAGAGTGATGAAATCCATAACAAGATAATGATACCTCTGTAACTTCTCCTTTCTccacttttcatttcctttgttAACAATTGGTCTTAACGTGAAATACGCAAAGGACTCGGTCTTCAGTCTCTTTCCGACCGTCATTGACTTCCAAAGTCTACGAAGTCAGTCAAGAAACGGAATTGTCAagcttattcataaaaaaaaaaaagaattgtcaAACGTCCGAGAACCACGCAGGCTGACGCATCTTCCGAGCCGCGTCCGTGACTCTCTTCACGCTTTGATTTAATCATGGCCTGTTTGGAGTGTGAGTTGCATTATTTTTGGGATAACAGGAAGAATTgataaatgaaatataaaataaaaagaatttgtttagaaaaattttgtattgtaataattttttttaaataataataaaaaattattaatatgatataaagttaaaatattttaaagctgatttttttaaaaaaagtaaaataaaaaaaaataaaacaaaagaatttttccGCCTTCGCCAAACAAGTGAGCTTTAAATTCTAGCTGGTTAGAATTGAAAAACTAATGcttatttatgctccgtttgtttcgacgtaaaatggtttccgtcgtaaaatattttcgacgaaatcaatttcagaaaaaattattttctcgaaaatatctttcggcgtttggttcacatgaaaaaatttgaataatgaAAATGCAGCtgtcgccagaatccggcaacgaTGACGATCGGAATCCCGGGAGCATGTTTGGCTGGATCCGGCCAAatttgccggattccggcaggactCCTCCGGAttcggtcagatccggccggatcagtggccggattccggccattttggccagatccggctagAGCAGTAGCCGGACCCGGTCATATCCGGCTGGATtagtgtccggatccggtcagatcaggccggattcAGGCCATTTTGGCCGAATCAGGCCGGTTTCTGTCAatggccggattctggccaaTTTCTGCTGGAATCTGGTCCTCCAGTATTCGGTGCGGTTGCCGGATGTCTCCGGATTCCGGCAGCCGGCGGTTTTCCGGCGGCCTAATTCTGACATCCGGCACGGCAGTATTCCGTTGGACGGATTCCGACGCTGGCATAATcccagtgacttgatgatgctGGATTCCAGTGTCGCCTAATTTCGAACGACCAACTATTGTCGGATTCAGGcaatcagatatcaaacgtgcgtgtaaggacgaagaatataattttagaaaatcgtttttcaaaaattaaaaaaggttttacggtcaaaccgaatatggttttcgttgaccattattttcgcccctactaaACACtataaaataccgaaatcattttctagaaatcattttacgtcaaaacaaacgtaGCATTAGAAGATTTAGAATATAACTACGCATTGGTCTTgcatatttatattataaatgaaataaaataagctAAAGTAAAGCATATCTAAGCTATTATTTTTTGAGACGCACAGCTGTCATGTCATTATATTGATCAATGATAATGTGAAGCACTATTATTATGCTTATATGCATTTGATGAGGACTTATGTCATTTAAGTATGTTCCTTACATGGTTTGAACTTGAagctcttttttctctctcctcgtCTCTCACTTCCTCTGTCTGTATCCAAAGACATAGGCTGTTGATCGCCGGGAAGGGGGGCTTCTAAGCCTCCTTTCCCCGGTGGATTTTTTGTTCCCTCCATGGTGTTTACCACGGGAGGGTAGTTGTTCTCCCAGTCATCTtggctgtggagttttgtttTCTCCGAGTCTTTTGGACTCTGGAGTTTGTGttgtttgggtttgttttttccttttctttcttcttgttctctgGCAGGAGGTCCTTCCCGAGAGGTCCGGCGGGGGTTATTGTCTCTGTTTTGTCTCGCCGGTGGAGCGTATTGTGCATTATTCGTCTTCAAATTTCGACGCTAGATCTACGGCTATCCATCGGCTTTCTAGAGACACGCGCCGCCCAGATGGGCTCACCGACACTTTCTTGTTCCGCCGCTGCTGTTTCCGGCTGTCGGGATCTATGGTGGCCGGCGCGTGATTGCCACGCGccagtgaagttttctcttctACCGGCGCGTGGTGTCTCGCTCCGGCGTTTGCTCGCCGGGCAAAGGCGACGGACGGGGCTCTGGGTGGCTGATCTGTCGGCTGGCGGTTTTCGGGGGAGGCGCGTGCTGTACACGCGCCGGCCTCCGGCGAAGACAGTGCCCTCCCTCAGACTTTTTTGGATTGTATTTTCTGCTAGTTCTGTGTATATTCCCTTGTGTCTACTATTGATCACAGTTTGTCTATATGTAATGCACAAATGTTCATGGGCTTATTTGGTGTCTGCTTGACTAGGCCAATCCTCTTATGTTGATTGTTTGGGCTTTATTTGTAAAGAGGTGTTTTATTTGGGgtccttgtaatatttgtgaaTTGTATTTAGGCAATTGCTTCAAGTTAGACTTGCTTCTGACTTAAGGTTTAGGGGAGTCTTGTTCCTCTATTCTTGTACTCGCCCTTGGGGCCTTCAGTAATATATGATAGCAAATGCTATCCTGttcggtaaaaaaaaaaaaaaagtatgttcCTTACTCGCTGCTCACTAGTTAATTGtatcatttaaataattaaactgaTTATTTTTCATTACCTTAAAAGAGAGTTCTATTTCATGGATTAAATTGTCTCCATCTGCGTTATCTAGCTATTGGTTTTGATTGATATGCGTCTGCCCCATCTTTGGATGATCTATGACATTGTTGACTTGGTCATCGGTTTTGTtttattcaattaaatattttattaacttaaaagtttttaaaataatttataatttatccaagtattttttattttttatttttaatttttttttaatttttaatttttaatttttatttttaagtacaTCAGTAACCGAttacaaggaaaaataaaaaacacaaatacaacaGGGTATGGGCAACCCAAATATTAAACTAAGAACGTAAGTACGCGagggcaatgcttccgaagatgcgggcccttTGACTCGAGGCACGGATGCCACAAAGCCGGGGTCACCATTAAAGGTGATttcacaagtgtattgagtcacaaggacccaaacacTAAAACAGGGGTAAACAGGGGGAGAGGGGTACAACGAGTAAGCCCAAAAAAAAGtaatacaaaaacaataaaataaacagtaGCAGTCCAGAGGAAGGCGGGGTGGGAGCCGTCCATGACGGCGCGTGGGGAACACGCGCCGCCAAGGAGAGGCCTCTCATCAGCCGGATTCGCCGGCGTGGCCCAGAAACACCGGACGCGGTCGAGGGGGGAAGTGGGGAGCACAAACGTGGCATACACGCGCGGAGGAGAGTAAAGAGCTCGCTGGAGCGTATGTGCCACGCGCGGGGGAGCAGAAGCCGGCTGAGGAAAAAAGACCGTCGGTGGAAACCGGAGACGCCGGGGAACTCGGTGGTGAGGCGCGTGTCTTGTAATTGTTTGCGGAGGAGTGTAGATCTAGatctgaaaaattgaaacaaaaccccttgccaaaaattacaaaaaaatcgGTGGAAGGCGGAGGAAAATAGCCTGAATAGACGTTGTAGAGACACAAAAACCAGtaaaaagcatgtaagatagGTGGGTGGATGGAGCTTATGCCTTAACTCCAAAGGCTTGAAAAACTGGAAAGAAGGTAGAAGGTTGAAGAGATAGATGATGGAAAGTGAGAAGTAAGGGTGGTCGGATGTTGgggtggaagaagaagagaggaaaatgGAGATGGGTGGTGGGGAGGGAAGCACAGTGCTTCCCTCCCATGGCGGCTTgcacaggaaaaaaaatcagGGAGAAAAGGATGGAGGAGAGAGAACGGAGTGTTTTTTGtgctttctcttttttaatgagttttttaATATTAGAGTATCTCCTATTTATCCAAGTATTTGAACAACACATCTTAAGCTCAAATCATaatgtcaatttttttgaaggggataaatgtatttttatcgAGGTTTTGACAAATAGTCATTGAGTTTTAACCATAAAAAACAAATTGGTTCCTATCCTTAGAAAAAACTGACAAAATTCGTTCATCTAAAATGTCACCAATAATTAAATAgggacacgtgtccattttgctTAGTcactgcaaaaagaaaaaaataaagaaaaaagaagaaaataaaaggaaaaaagaagataaacttGACTAGCAACCAATAAAAGGCACATTGGACTTCAATGTTAACTCCCTAAAAAGTTTTTCTAGTGTTGATAGATAGTTACAAATATGACATCGTTTTGTCAATACCCTAATAATCACACTTCAACCATCACGAACGTTCTATTTCCACAACCCCCGTCCTCTTTTGGTCTCTCCCTCCAaatttcttctctctcctaCTACTGCTCtctattctttctctttctctctctctctctctctctctctctctctctctttgaatcACGTTCAAGGTTCACGAGAAGATGAAGCGTCATGGACTTTGTTGACCAATCACACCGCACTTCGAACACAACTCTCCTCATCATCATTGTCCCCACCGATATTTAGGGAGTACATTCCTTCTATCTTTTTTGCTCATTTCGTTTCATGAAGCATATTAAGTTGTGGATttagttttctttaaattaagggttaaacacCATTTTAGTTCCTGAgatttggaaactttattttttagtctcaaagtttcaatttgtatcacagatgatacttcaattttgaaaaatgaccgaataagtacctcggttaacttctccgtccaaaaactaagggtccgccacatgtcaacctcaaaggttgacacgtggcactatataaaaaaaaattaaaagttaaaaatctttaaaaaaataataatattaatttttttttttttgaaaaaacaaaaaaaaaaacaaaggggtgCCTGAGCCACctccttggccggtctggggtggtcca
The Alnus glutinosa chromosome 14, dhAlnGlut1.1, whole genome shotgun sequence genome window above contains:
- the LOC133857673 gene encoding G-type lectin S-receptor-like serine/threonine-protein kinase LECRK3, with amino-acid sequence MTVGKRLKTESFAYFTLRPIVNKGNEKWRKEKLQRYHYLVMDFITLFLVVSVFFTASAQQMESNVSRGSSLTPTTNSTWLSHSGLYAFGFYKQGDDYSVGIFIAGIPEKTVVWTATRDGPPVSSNATLRFASDGRLVLEVAQEQVAVVADSSGSASASMLNSGNFVIYNSDQKIIWQSFEYPTDTLLPGQRLLPEHELVSSISDTHHSTGIFRLRMQDDGNLVQYPVGPPYAYYATGTNGFGYNVTLNLDADGHLYLLNGTRFNIKNLTKGGYPTKETIYLTRIDANGLFRLYSHDLKQSGNWSILWSSSDDECDPWGLCGLNGFCVTNYQKADCVCLPGFEMVQQGNWTAGCERNFTAESCKKNGDITYNMQEAANTIWEDVSYSVLTVESQDSCSQACLEDCNCEAALFKNRACRKQRLPLRYGRKQPGDSNIAFIKVSTSTPTTPNGNMPKENKKELRVDILIISASFVAFGCMFLVISGIVFYKNHFRYTKLSCDGNVELGDNFAPRSFTYSELEQVSGGFREEVGRGSFGAVYKGAISNGEKIVAIKKLEKVLAEGEREFQTEMKVIGRTHHRNLVRLLGYCHDGTNRLLVFEYMSNGSLADVLFTPEKQPCWDDRMGIARNVARGILYLHEECEQQIIHCDIKPQNILMNEYGCAKISDFGLAKLLKQDQTKTFTGIRGTKGYVAPEWHRKLPITVKADVYSYGIVLSEIICCRKCVDWNLTEEEAVLEEWAYHCFEARDLAKLLGDEEEVDKKQVERMVKLGLWCVQYEPALRPSMNKVLLMLEGTVDIPIPPSPNSFLSAI